A window of the Candidatus Margulisiibacteriota bacterium genome harbors these coding sequences:
- a CDS encoding glycogen/starch/alpha-glucan phosphorylase produces the protein MSTVHEKLNEFLSKRLPDEPIENSFLNNLTYRLVKDQYTSTPLDYYKSLAYTLRDRLAKRWLETQQTHHKKDVKRAYYLSMEFLIGRLLKMNVDRLNLGNSVKDLFAKLGIDFETIEEIEPDSGLGNGGLGRLAACFLDSIATLGIPCFGYGIRYDYGLFRQKIINGYQVEVADKWLADGYPWEIERPERYTIQYHGNSQKTRTADGKEVVEWVNSNNVIAIPYDIPVPGFLNNTVNTLRLWAAKSDDEFGFEIFNNGDYVNAYMEKINDENVSKVLYPNDNTYAGRELRLKQEFFFSSASLQDILRRFKEKENYDFKEFPEKAVIQLNDTHPSVAIPELLRLLIDKEGLSFDEAWNITKKSFAYTNHTLMPEALERWPEKMFGFLLPRHLELIYLINETLMNDIRAKYGPDFDRMRRMSIIEEGTERMVRMAYLAVVGSFSVNGVSELHSELLKSHLLSDFYDIYPKRFHNVTNGITHRRWLYKCNPRLAHLVTSKVGGEWLTDLKQLKGLENHLEDPSFKEGWQIIKRNNKIGLSNWLYKHNEVSFNPDSLFDVQVKRIHEYKRQLMNILHVIYMYLVIKNHPAKEIVPRTVLFAGKAAPAYQMAKLHIKLINSIAHVINNDPKVSEKLKVYFIPNYNVSTAEKIIPATDLSEQISLAGTEASGTGNMKFALNGALTIGTLDGANVEIMQEVGKENIFIFGLKAPEVEDLKKKNYNPKPYIEKNEILKEIMQLIQTGFFEPGQPEIFRPIYNSLTYQDPFMVIADFESYIKCQERVSDEFLDKDKWARKSIINVANMGKFSSDRSITDYNKNIWKITPIINGKT, from the coding sequence GTGTCTACAGTTCACGAAAAATTAAATGAGTTCTTATCTAAAAGATTACCGGATGAACCGATTGAAAATTCTTTCTTAAATAATTTAACATATAGACTGGTAAAGGATCAGTACACCTCCACACCACTCGATTATTATAAAAGTCTGGCCTATACACTACGTGATAGACTGGCTAAACGCTGGTTGGAAACGCAGCAAACTCATCATAAAAAAGATGTAAAAAGAGCTTACTATTTATCTATGGAATTTTTAATCGGTCGTCTGTTGAAAATGAATGTAGACCGTCTTAACCTGGGGAATTCCGTAAAAGATTTATTTGCCAAATTAGGTATAGATTTCGAAACTATTGAAGAGATAGAACCGGATTCAGGTCTAGGGAACGGTGGTTTAGGCCGTCTTGCCGCCTGTTTTTTGGACTCTATCGCCACCTTGGGAATACCCTGCTTCGGCTATGGTATCCGTTATGATTATGGTTTGTTCCGTCAAAAAATAATTAACGGTTATCAGGTTGAGGTAGCTGATAAATGGCTGGCAGACGGTTATCCCTGGGAAATTGAAAGACCTGAACGTTATACTATTCAATATCACGGCAATTCACAAAAAACCAGGACAGCTGATGGCAAAGAAGTTGTGGAATGGGTAAATTCCAATAACGTAATTGCCATACCATATGATATTCCTGTACCGGGGTTTTTAAATAATACGGTAAATACCTTACGTTTATGGGCAGCAAAATCTGATGACGAATTTGGTTTTGAGATTTTTAATAATGGCGATTATGTTAATGCCTATATGGAAAAAATCAACGATGAAAACGTCTCCAAGGTACTTTACCCCAACGATAATACTTACGCAGGACGTGAATTGCGTCTAAAGCAGGAGTTCTTTTTCAGTTCGGCCTCTCTTCAGGATATTTTGAGACGTTTTAAAGAAAAAGAAAATTATGATTTCAAAGAATTTCCGGAAAAAGCAGTTATTCAGTTGAATGACACTCATCCTTCAGTGGCTATACCCGAGCTTTTAAGGTTGCTCATTGATAAAGAGGGTCTTAGTTTTGATGAAGCTTGGAATATTACAAAAAAAAGTTTCGCTTACACCAATCATACTCTAATGCCTGAAGCCCTGGAGCGCTGGCCGGAAAAAATGTTCGGATTTCTATTGCCCAGACATTTGGAACTTATCTATTTGATTAACGAAACTCTGATGAACGACATTCGGGCCAAATACGGACCGGATTTTGACCGCATGCGGCGTATGTCTATCATTGAAGAAGGTACTGAACGTATGGTACGTATGGCTTATCTGGCTGTTGTTGGCTCTTTTTCCGTTAACGGAGTTTCTGAACTGCATTCTGAATTGCTCAAATCTCATCTTTTATCTGATTTTTATGATATATATCCGAAACGTTTTCATAATGTTACCAACGGCATTACTCACAGGCGCTGGCTCTATAAATGTAATCCCCGTCTGGCGCATCTGGTTACCTCAAAGGTCGGTGGTGAATGGTTAACCGATCTGAAACAGTTAAAAGGACTGGAAAATCATCTGGAAGACCCTTCATTCAAGGAAGGCTGGCAAATAATCAAACGTAATAACAAAATTGGTCTGTCTAACTGGCTATATAAACATAATGAAGTAAGTTTTAATCCGGATTCTCTTTTTGATGTACAAGTTAAGCGCATACATGAGTATAAAAGACAGCTTATGAATATTCTGCATGTTATTTATATGTATCTGGTGATCAAAAATCATCCTGCGAAAGAAATTGTGCCGCGTACTGTTTTATTCGCCGGAAAAGCAGCACCGGCTTATCAGATGGCCAAGCTGCATATTAAACTTATTAATAGCATAGCCCATGTTATTAATAACGACCCAAAAGTCAGCGAAAAACTGAAAGTCTATTTTATTCCTAACTATAATGTGTCCACTGCTGAAAAGATAATCCCTGCCACAGACCTATCTGAACAAATATCGCTGGCTGGCACGGAAGCGTCCGGTACAGGCAATATGAAATTTGCTTTAAATGGAGCGTTGACTATAGGGACCCTTGATGGAGCAAATGTTGAAATTATGCAGGAAGTAGGTAAAGAAAATATTTTTATTTTCGGTTTAAAAGCTCCTGAGGTTGAAGACTTAAAAAAGAAAAATTATAACCCCAAGCCTTATATTGAAAAAAATGAAATTCTCAAAGAAATTATGCAACTGATCCAGACAGGATTTTTTGAGCCCGGACAACCTGAAATTTTCAGGCCTATTTACAATTCCCTGACCTACCAGGACCCCTTTATGGTAATAGCGGACTTTGAGTCGTATATAAAATGCCAGGAACGTGTTTCCGATGAATTTCTGGACAAAGACAAATGGGCCAGAAAATCTATAATTAATGTGGCCAACATGGGCAAATTCTCCAGCGACCGGTCCATAACAGATTACAATAAAAATATCTGGAAAATAACCCCGATAATTAACGGCAAAACATAA
- a CDS encoding GatB/YqeY domain-containing protein: MTIFEKINQDIKESMKAQNKKKLDVLRMIKSKIMNVEARGNLPDPEIIKIISTYEKNLKDALEQAQKNNRTDIADELKAEMVIVAEYLPQKLSEANTRELIIKIIKETGAVSMKDMGKVMKALMSGGQTIDGGLAKSIIEEQLKVQ, translated from the coding sequence ATGACTATATTTGAAAAAATAAACCAGGATATTAAGGAAAGCATGAAAGCCCAGAATAAAAAGAAGCTTGATGTGCTGCGGATGATAAAGTCTAAAATTATGAATGTGGAGGCGAGAGGCAATTTGCCTGACCCTGAAATTATTAAGATTATTTCCACTTATGAAAAAAATTTGAAAGACGCCTTAGAACAAGCACAAAAAAACAATAGAACAGATATCGCCGATGAACTGAAAGCAGAAATGGTTATTGTAGCTGAATATTTACCGCAAAAATTGTCAGAAGCTAATACCAGAGAGTTGATTATTAAAATAATAAAGGAAACCGGCGCCGTCTCCATGAAAGATATGGGTAAAGTTATGAAAGCTCTGATGTCCGGCGGTCAAACGATTGATGGCGGTTTAGCCAAATCAATCATTGAAGAACAATTGAAAGTTCAATAA